A stretch of Acropora muricata isolate sample 2 chromosome 7, ASM3666990v1, whole genome shotgun sequence DNA encodes these proteins:
- the LOC136922464 gene encoding tetratricopeptide repeat protein 28-like isoform X2, which translates to MSDKDGYDRVYKAIEYHEKDLKIAKEIGDRAGEGGAYRNLGNAYQSLGDYKKAIEYHEKHLKIAKEIGDRAGEGRAYGNLGNAYQSLGDSQKAIEYHEKHLKIAKEIGDRAGEGRAYGNLGNAYGSLGDYQKATEYLEEHLKITKEIGDRPGERKLYETLGNAYISRGDFLKAFEYHEKRLKIAIELSDRTGEGGAHSNLGVTYDLLGDFRKAIESHEKHLKIAKEIGDLAGEGRAYGNLGIAYQSLGDYQKAIEYHEKHLKIAKEIGDRAGEGAAHGNLGNAYWSLGDYQKAIEYHEKRLKIAKEIGDRAGEGRAYGNLGNAYGSLGDYQKAIAYLEKHLKITKEIGDRPGEGKLYETLGNACISRGDFPKAFEYHEKRLKIAIEIGDRTGEGGAHGNLGVTYDLMGDFRKAIECHEKNLKIAKEIGDLAGEGRAYGNLGIAYCSLGDYKKPIDYYEKHLKIAKEIGDRAGEGGAYGNLGNVYWSLGDYQKAIEYHEKGLTIAKEIVDRAGEGRAYGNLGNAYWSLGDYQKAIEYHEKDLKIAKEIGNRAGKGEAYGNLGNAYRSLGDYQKAIEYHEKHLKIAKEIGNRAGEGGAHGNLGNAYWSLGDYQEAIEYHEKRLKIAKEIGDRAGEGGAYGNLGNAYGSLGDYQKAIEYHEKRLKIAKEIGDRAGEGRAYGNLGNAYGSLGDYQKAIEYHEKHLKIVKEIGDRAGEGEAHGSLGNVYQSLGDYQKAIEYHEKHLKIAKEIGDRAGEGRAYGNLGNAYRSLGDYQKAIEYHEKHLKIAKEIGDRAGEGGAYGNLGNAYQSLGDSQKAIEYHEKYLKIAKEISDRAGEGGAYGSLGIAYGSLGDYQKAIEYLEKYLKIAKEIGDRAGEGTGYGSLGNAYQSLGDSQKAIEYQKKHLKIVKEIGDRAGEGAAYGNLGNAYQSLGDYQKAIEYHEKGLKIVKEIGDRAGEGGAYGSLGNAYGSLGDYQKAIEYHEKDLKIAKEIGDRPGEGRAYGNLGNAYRLLGDYQKPIDYYEENLKISKEIGDRPGEGRAFHNIGIAFFSLGQFENAADSFSYALEAFNGVRSCLKSNDHWKINFRELYETTNTFLWKSLLGLEKMEEALFAAERGRAQILTDNLLTQYKLPPSLLAVTVDLKETFPSLFTELSSPTLFLAIEGLTINIWLLSRGKKVTFREGRLEGDRRDKYPVRSLLESCLQKIGTDVRVRCEDRTFDELTRDCPFSREVCEEKKSFPSLENPFKVFYDAIVGPVVDMLGPQDDEMVIVPDSALCFTPWAAVNESIRIRTVPSLTSYQLILNVPEGHHNKTGALLVGNPCLKDLKGVWHDLPCAQKEVESIASILNTTPLVGRQATKAEVMKEMSSVGLIHIAAHGNELTGEIALSPNPGWTSKFPQKKDFILKMSDVQAANLRARLVVLSCCHSGRGKILKGEGVVGIARAFLSAGARSVLVALWAIDDEATMVFMKSFYQHLKEGKTASVAVNQSIKCLRESKEFSEIRYWAPFQLIGDDVKIEFKVDDDVKQ; encoded by the coding sequence ATGAGTGACAAAGACGGATATGATAGGGTCtacaaagccattgagtatcatgaaaaagatttaaaaattgcaaaagaaatcggtgatcgggccggagaaggaggagcttatagaaatctcggtaatgcttaccagtcactgggtgactataaaaaagccatcgagtatcatgaaaaacatttgaaaattgcaaaagaaatcggtgatcgggccggagaaggacgagcttatggaaatctcggtaatgcttaccagtcactgggtgactctcaaaaagccatcgagtatcatgaaaaacatttgaaaattgcaaaagaaatcggtgatcgggccggagaaggacgagcctatggaaatctcggtaatgcttacggctcactgggtgactatcaaaaagccaccGAGTATcttgaagaacatttgaaaattacaaaagaaattggtgatcggccAGGAGAGAGAAAACTTTATGAAactctcggtaatgcttacattTCACGCGGAGACTTTCTAAAAGCctttgaatatcatgaaaaacgtttaaaaattgcGATAGAACTCAGTGATCGGacaggagaaggaggagcccaTTCAAATCTCGGTGTTACCTACGACCTACTGGGTGACTTCCGGAAAGCTATTGAGTCCCATgaaaagcacttgaaaattgcaaaagaaatcggtgatttggccggagaaggacgagcctatggaaatctcggtattgcttaccagtcactgggtgactatcaaaaagccatcgagtatcatgaaaaacatttgaaaattgcaaaagaaatcggtgatcgggccggagaaggagcagctcatggaaatctcggtaatgcttactggtcactgggtgactatcaaaaagccatcgagtatcatgaaaaacgtttgaaaattgcaaaagaaatcggtgatcgggctggagaaggacgagcctatggaaatctcggtaatgcttacggctcactgggtgactatcaaaaagccatcgcgtatcttgaaaaacatttgaaaattacaaaagaaatcggtgatcggcccGGAGAGGGAAAACTTTATGAAACTCTCGGTAATGCTTGCATTTCACGAGGAGACTTTCCTAAAGcctttgagtatcatgaaaaacgtttgaaaattgcgatagaaatcggtgatcggacaggagaaggaggagcccatggaaatctcggtgttacTTACGACCTAATGGGTGACTTCCGGAAAGCTATTGAGTGCCAtgaaaagaacttgaaaattgcaaaagaaatcggtgatttggccggagaaggacgagcctatggaaatctcggtattgcttactgttcactgggtgactataaaAAACCTATTGattattatgaaaaacatttgaaaattgcaaaagaaatcggtgatcgggccggagaaggaggagcttatggaaatctcggtaatgtttactggtcactgggtgactatcaaaaagccatcgagtatcatgaaaaaggtttgacaattgcaaaagaaatcgttgatcgggccggagaaggacgagcctatggaaatctcggtaatgcttactggtcactgggtgactatcaaaaagccatcgagtatcatgaaaaagatttgaaaattgcaaaagaaatcggtaatcgggcaGGAAAAGGagaagcttatggaaatctcggtaatgcttaccggtcactgggtgactatcaaaaagccatcgagtatcatgaaaaacatttgaaaattgcaaaagaaatcggtaatcgggccggagaaggaggagctcatggaaatctcggtaatgcttactggtcactgggtgactatcaagaagccatcgagtatcatgaaaaacgtttgaaaattgcaaaagaaatcggtgatcgggccggagaaggaggagcctatggaaatctcggtaatgcctacggctcactgggtgactatcaaaaagccatcgagtatcatgaaaaacgtttgaaaattgcaaaagaaatcggtgatcgggccggagaaggacgagcctatggaaatctcggtaatgcttacggctcactgggtgactatcaaaaagccatcgagtatcatgaaaaacatttgaaaattgtaaaagaaatcggtgatcgggccggagaaggagaagctcatggaagtctcggtaatgtttaccagtcactgggtgactatcaaaaagccatcgagtatcatgaaaaacatttgaaaattgcaaaagaaatcggtgatcgggccggagaaggacgagcttatggaaatcttggtaatgcttaccggtcactgggtgactatcaaaaagccatcgagtatcatgaaaaacatttgaaaattgcaaaagaaatcggtgatcgggccggagaaggaggagcttatggaaatctcggtaatgcttaccagtcactgggtgactctcaaaaagccatcgagtatcatgaaaaatatttgaaaattgcaaaagaaatcagtgatcgggccggagaaggaggagcttatggaagtctcggtattgcttacggctcactgggtgactatcaaaaagccatcgagtatcttgaaaaatatttgaaaattgcaaaagaaatcggtgatcgggccggagaaggaacaggctatggaagtctcggtaatgcttaccagtcactgggtgactctcaaaaagccatcgagtatcaaaaaaaacatttgaaaattgtaaaagaaatcggtgatcgggccggagaaggagcagcttatggaaatctcggtaatgcttaccagtcactgggtgactatcaaaaagccatcgagtatcatgaaaaaggtttgaaaattgtaaaagaaatcggtgatcgggccggagaaggaggagcttatggaagtctcggtaatgcttacggctcactgggtgactatcaaaaagccatcgagtatcatgaaaaagatttgaaaattgcaaaagaaatcggtgatcggcccggagaaggacgagcctatggaaatcttggtaatgcttaccgtttactgggtgactatcaaaaaccCATTGATTATtatgaagaaaatttgaaaatttcaaaagaaatcggtgatcggcccggagaaggaagagctttTCACAACATTGGAATTGCATTCTTTTCTCTTGGGCAATTCGAAAACGCGGCAGATAGTTTTAGTTACGCTTTGGAAGCCTTTAATGGTGTAAGATCTTGCTTAAAGTCTAATGAtcattggaaaataaactttcgtgagtTGTACGAGACGACGAACACTTTCTTATGGAAGTCGTTGCTAGGACTTGAAAAGATGGAGgaggctttgtttgcggctgaacGGGGACGAGCGCAGATCTTGACTGATAATTTGCTGACTCAATATAAACTCCCTCCGTCCTTGTTAGCTGTTACAGTTGACCTGAAAGAGACTTTCCCTAgcctcttcacagagctttcttcgccaactctttttctagcaattgaaggACTTACAATCAACATCTGGCTTCTAAGCAGGGGAAAGAAAGTTACCTTTCGGGAAGGGAGGCTGGAGGGTGATAGAAGAGACAAATATCCTGTACGCTCGTTACTGGAATCATGTTTACAAAAAATAGGAACTGATGTTCGtgtaagatgtgaagatcgcacatttgatgaacTCACCCGTGATTGCCCGTTTAGCAGAGAAGTGTGCGAAGAAAAGAAATCATTTCCGTCTTTAGAGAATCCTTTTAAGGTATTTTATGATGCAATTGTTGGCCCAGTTGTTGATatgcttggacctcaagacgacgagaTGGTCATTGTTCCCGATagtgcgctgtgctttactcCATGGGCTGCAGTTaatgaatcgattaggattcgcactgttccatctcttacaagttatcaattgatatTAAATGTACCCGAAGGCCATCACAACAAGACAGGTGCGCTCTTGGTCGGAAATCCTTGCTTGAAAGATTTGAAGGGAGTCTGgcacgacttaccatgtgctcaaaaggaagtagaatcaattgcatcaattctcaacacgaCACCTCTAGTCgggagacaggcaacaaaagctgaagtgatgaaggagatgtcgtcagttggtttaattcatattgctgcccacggaaacgaactcactggagaaattgccttgtccccaaaccctggatggacttcaAAGTTCCCTCAGAAAAAggattttattttaaaaatgtccgatgtgcaggctgccaatcttcgagctcgtcttgtggtcttaagttgctgtcacagtggacgaggcaaaATTTTGAAGggcgagggtgtggtcggtatcgcacgtgccttcttgtcagctggtgctcgttctgttttggtggccctgtgggcaatagatgacgaagcgaccatggtgttcatgaaaagtttctaccaacacctgaaggaagggAAAACCGCCAGTGTTGCTGTTAACCAATCGATAAAATGTCTTCGGGAATCTAAGGAGTTTTCTGAGATCAgatactgggctccattccaacttatcggagatgacgtgaagATTGAATTCAAGGTGGATGATGATGTCAAACAATGA
- the LOC136922464 gene encoding tetratricopeptide repeat protein 28-like isoform X1 has product MPATRDIFRDIFDLKMFMARDSSGGNYKSIVFTPPLDEGAQTIPSMSIIGKLEEMDMSDKDGYDRVYKAIEYHEKDLKIAKEIGDRAGEGGAYRNLGNAYQSLGDYKKAIEYHEKHLKIAKEIGDRAGEGRAYGNLGNAYQSLGDSQKAIEYHEKHLKIAKEIGDRAGEGRAYGNLGNAYGSLGDYQKATEYLEEHLKITKEIGDRPGERKLYETLGNAYISRGDFLKAFEYHEKRLKIAIELSDRTGEGGAHSNLGVTYDLLGDFRKAIESHEKHLKIAKEIGDLAGEGRAYGNLGIAYQSLGDYQKAIEYHEKHLKIAKEIGDRAGEGAAHGNLGNAYWSLGDYQKAIEYHEKRLKIAKEIGDRAGEGRAYGNLGNAYGSLGDYQKAIAYLEKHLKITKEIGDRPGEGKLYETLGNACISRGDFPKAFEYHEKRLKIAIEIGDRTGEGGAHGNLGVTYDLMGDFRKAIECHEKNLKIAKEIGDLAGEGRAYGNLGIAYCSLGDYKKPIDYYEKHLKIAKEIGDRAGEGGAYGNLGNVYWSLGDYQKAIEYHEKGLTIAKEIVDRAGEGRAYGNLGNAYWSLGDYQKAIEYHEKDLKIAKEIGNRAGKGEAYGNLGNAYRSLGDYQKAIEYHEKHLKIAKEIGNRAGEGGAHGNLGNAYWSLGDYQEAIEYHEKRLKIAKEIGDRAGEGGAYGNLGNAYGSLGDYQKAIEYHEKRLKIAKEIGDRAGEGRAYGNLGNAYGSLGDYQKAIEYHEKHLKIVKEIGDRAGEGEAHGSLGNVYQSLGDYQKAIEYHEKHLKIAKEIGDRAGEGRAYGNLGNAYRSLGDYQKAIEYHEKHLKIAKEIGDRAGEGGAYGNLGNAYQSLGDSQKAIEYHEKYLKIAKEISDRAGEGGAYGSLGIAYGSLGDYQKAIEYLEKYLKIAKEIGDRAGEGTGYGSLGNAYQSLGDSQKAIEYQKKHLKIVKEIGDRAGEGAAYGNLGNAYQSLGDYQKAIEYHEKGLKIVKEIGDRAGEGGAYGSLGNAYGSLGDYQKAIEYHEKDLKIAKEIGDRPGEGRAYGNLGNAYRLLGDYQKPIDYYEENLKISKEIGDRPGEGRAFHNIGIAFFSLGQFENAADSFSYALEAFNGVRSCLKSNDHWKINFRELYETTNTFLWKSLLGLEKMEEALFAAERGRAQILTDNLLTQYKLPPSLLAVTVDLKETFPSLFTELSSPTLFLAIEGLTINIWLLSRGKKVTFREGRLEGDRRDKYPVRSLLESCLQKIGTDVRVRCEDRTFDELTRDCPFSREVCEEKKSFPSLENPFKVFYDAIVGPVVDMLGPQDDEMVIVPDSALCFTPWAAVNESIRIRTVPSLTSYQLILNVPEGHHNKTGALLVGNPCLKDLKGVWHDLPCAQKEVESIASILNTTPLVGRQATKAEVMKEMSSVGLIHIAAHGNELTGEIALSPNPGWTSKFPQKKDFILKMSDVQAANLRARLVVLSCCHSGRGKILKGEGVVGIARAFLSAGARSVLVALWAIDDEATMVFMKSFYQHLKEGKTASVAVNQSIKCLRESKEFSEIRYWAPFQLIGDDVKIEFKVDDDVKQ; this is encoded by the coding sequence GACATGAGTGACAAAGACGGATATGATAGGGTCtacaaagccattgagtatcatgaaaaagatttaaaaattgcaaaagaaatcggtgatcgggccggagaaggaggagcttatagaaatctcggtaatgcttaccagtcactgggtgactataaaaaagccatcgagtatcatgaaaaacatttgaaaattgcaaaagaaatcggtgatcgggccggagaaggacgagcttatggaaatctcggtaatgcttaccagtcactgggtgactctcaaaaagccatcgagtatcatgaaaaacatttgaaaattgcaaaagaaatcggtgatcgggccggagaaggacgagcctatggaaatctcggtaatgcttacggctcactgggtgactatcaaaaagccaccGAGTATcttgaagaacatttgaaaattacaaaagaaattggtgatcggccAGGAGAGAGAAAACTTTATGAAactctcggtaatgcttacattTCACGCGGAGACTTTCTAAAAGCctttgaatatcatgaaaaacgtttaaaaattgcGATAGAACTCAGTGATCGGacaggagaaggaggagcccaTTCAAATCTCGGTGTTACCTACGACCTACTGGGTGACTTCCGGAAAGCTATTGAGTCCCATgaaaagcacttgaaaattgcaaaagaaatcggtgatttggccggagaaggacgagcctatggaaatctcggtattgcttaccagtcactgggtgactatcaaaaagccatcgagtatcatgaaaaacatttgaaaattgcaaaagaaatcggtgatcgggccggagaaggagcagctcatggaaatctcggtaatgcttactggtcactgggtgactatcaaaaagccatcgagtatcatgaaaaacgtttgaaaattgcaaaagaaatcggtgatcgggctggagaaggacgagcctatggaaatctcggtaatgcttacggctcactgggtgactatcaaaaagccatcgcgtatcttgaaaaacatttgaaaattacaaaagaaatcggtgatcggcccGGAGAGGGAAAACTTTATGAAACTCTCGGTAATGCTTGCATTTCACGAGGAGACTTTCCTAAAGcctttgagtatcatgaaaaacgtttgaaaattgcgatagaaatcggtgatcggacaggagaaggaggagcccatggaaatctcggtgttacTTACGACCTAATGGGTGACTTCCGGAAAGCTATTGAGTGCCAtgaaaagaacttgaaaattgcaaaagaaatcggtgatttggccggagaaggacgagcctatggaaatctcggtattgcttactgttcactgggtgactataaaAAACCTATTGattattatgaaaaacatttgaaaattgcaaaagaaatcggtgatcgggccggagaaggaggagcttatggaaatctcggtaatgtttactggtcactgggtgactatcaaaaagccatcgagtatcatgaaaaaggtttgacaattgcaaaagaaatcgttgatcgggccggagaaggacgagcctatggaaatctcggtaatgcttactggtcactgggtgactatcaaaaagccatcgagtatcatgaaaaagatttgaaaattgcaaaagaaatcggtaatcgggcaGGAAAAGGagaagcttatggaaatctcggtaatgcttaccggtcactgggtgactatcaaaaagccatcgagtatcatgaaaaacatttgaaaattgcaaaagaaatcggtaatcgggccggagaaggaggagctcatggaaatctcggtaatgcttactggtcactgggtgactatcaagaagccatcgagtatcatgaaaaacgtttgaaaattgcaaaagaaatcggtgatcgggccggagaaggaggagcctatggaaatctcggtaatgcctacggctcactgggtgactatcaaaaagccatcgagtatcatgaaaaacgtttgaaaattgcaaaagaaatcggtgatcgggccggagaaggacgagcctatggaaatctcggtaatgcttacggctcactgggtgactatcaaaaagccatcgagtatcatgaaaaacatttgaaaattgtaaaagaaatcggtgatcgggccggagaaggagaagctcatggaagtctcggtaatgtttaccagtcactgggtgactatcaaaaagccatcgagtatcatgaaaaacatttgaaaattgcaaaagaaatcggtgatcgggccggagaaggacgagcttatggaaatcttggtaatgcttaccggtcactgggtgactatcaaaaagccatcgagtatcatgaaaaacatttgaaaattgcaaaagaaatcggtgatcgggccggagaaggaggagcttatggaaatctcggtaatgcttaccagtcactgggtgactctcaaaaagccatcgagtatcatgaaaaatatttgaaaattgcaaaagaaatcagtgatcgggccggagaaggaggagcttatggaagtctcggtattgcttacggctcactgggtgactatcaaaaagccatcgagtatcttgaaaaatatttgaaaattgcaaaagaaatcggtgatcgggccggagaaggaacaggctatggaagtctcggtaatgcttaccagtcactgggtgactctcaaaaagccatcgagtatcaaaaaaaacatttgaaaattgtaaaagaaatcggtgatcgggccggagaaggagcagcttatggaaatctcggtaatgcttaccagtcactgggtgactatcaaaaagccatcgagtatcatgaaaaaggtttgaaaattgtaaaagaaatcggtgatcgggccggagaaggaggagcttatggaagtctcggtaatgcttacggctcactgggtgactatcaaaaagccatcgagtatcatgaaaaagatttgaaaattgcaaaagaaatcggtgatcggcccggagaaggacgagcctatggaaatcttggtaatgcttaccgtttactgggtgactatcaaaaaccCATTGATTATtatgaagaaaatttgaaaatttcaaaagaaatcggtgatcggcccggagaaggaagagctttTCACAACATTGGAATTGCATTCTTTTCTCTTGGGCAATTCGAAAACGCGGCAGATAGTTTTAGTTACGCTTTGGAAGCCTTTAATGGTGTAAGATCTTGCTTAAAGTCTAATGAtcattggaaaataaactttcgtgagtTGTACGAGACGACGAACACTTTCTTATGGAAGTCGTTGCTAGGACTTGAAAAGATGGAGgaggctttgtttgcggctgaacGGGGACGAGCGCAGATCTTGACTGATAATTTGCTGACTCAATATAAACTCCCTCCGTCCTTGTTAGCTGTTACAGTTGACCTGAAAGAGACTTTCCCTAgcctcttcacagagctttcttcgccaactctttttctagcaattgaaggACTTACAATCAACATCTGGCTTCTAAGCAGGGGAAAGAAAGTTACCTTTCGGGAAGGGAGGCTGGAGGGTGATAGAAGAGACAAATATCCTGTACGCTCGTTACTGGAATCATGTTTACAAAAAATAGGAACTGATGTTCGtgtaagatgtgaagatcgcacatttgatgaacTCACCCGTGATTGCCCGTTTAGCAGAGAAGTGTGCGAAGAAAAGAAATCATTTCCGTCTTTAGAGAATCCTTTTAAGGTATTTTATGATGCAATTGTTGGCCCAGTTGTTGATatgcttggacctcaagacgacgagaTGGTCATTGTTCCCGATagtgcgctgtgctttactcCATGGGCTGCAGTTaatgaatcgattaggattcgcactgttccatctcttacaagttatcaattgatatTAAATGTACCCGAAGGCCATCACAACAAGACAGGTGCGCTCTTGGTCGGAAATCCTTGCTTGAAAGATTTGAAGGGAGTCTGgcacgacttaccatgtgctcaaaaggaagtagaatcaattgcatcaattctcaacacgaCACCTCTAGTCgggagacaggcaacaaaagctgaagtgatgaaggagatgtcgtcagttggtttaattcatattgctgcccacggaaacgaactcactggagaaattgccttgtccccaaaccctggatggacttcaAAGTTCCCTCAGAAAAAggattttattttaaaaatgtccgatgtgcaggctgccaatcttcgagctcgtcttgtggtcttaagttgctgtcacagtggacgaggcaaaATTTTGAAGggcgagggtgtggtcggtatcgcacgtgccttcttgtcagctggtgctcgttctgttttggtggccctgtgggcaatagatgacgaagcgaccatggtgttcatgaaaagtttctaccaacacctgaaggaagggAAAACCGCCAGTGTTGCTGTTAACCAATCGATAAAATGTCTTCGGGAATCTAAGGAGTTTTCTGAGATCAgatactgggctccattccaacttatcggagatgacgtgaagATTGAATTCAAGGTGGATGATGATGTCAAACAATGA